DNA from Megalops cyprinoides isolate fMegCyp1 chromosome 14, fMegCyp1.pri, whole genome shotgun sequence:
CAGCTGGTGGTGCAGAGGCTGGGGTACGACACCCGGGTGACCGTCCTCGGTCACGTTCAGAGGGGCGGCACGCCCTCCGCCTTCGACAGGGTGCTGGTGAGTCCCGCCGTGGGCGGGGGGGCTGagaggtcacatgactgagGATCCAGAGTGGACAGCAGGGCTGAATACCGAGAGAGACTGAGATTCTGGAGGGTCCATTTCAGTGCCCCGCGGGATGGTTCCTCTGCCTTCTCCTGCAGTGCACACGTGAAtgtgtgtcacacagagacacggccttgtgtgtatttctgtgtgtcacacagagacacggccttgtgtgtatttctgtgtgtcacacagagacacggcCGTGTGTATTTCTGCTACCTGAGCGCAGTAACTCAGCAGCTATGGGACCTTTGACCATTGTGATGTAAGAGGTTAGAAAGAGTCTGTTATGCAAGATCTCTGCTGGAATGGGTCGGGTTTGGGGGTCTCTGCTGGAATGGGTCAGGTTTGGGGGTCTGTGCTGGAGTGAATCAGGTTTGGGGGTCTCTGCTGGAGTGAATCaggtggtgtgtctgtgtgtctgtgtgtatgtgtgtctgtgtgtgtgtgtgtgtgtgtgtgtgtgtgtgagtgtgtgtgtgtgtgagtgtgtgtgtgtgtgagtgtgtgagtgtgtgtgtgtgtgtgtgtgttctcagtAAGCTATCGTGTGTGTCTCCCCAGAGCAGTAAAATGGGGGTGGAGGCCGTGGTGGCGCTGTTGGAGGCCACGCCCGAAACGCCGGCCTGTGTGATCGGCCTGTCGGGCAATCAGGCCATGCGGCTGCCCCTCATGGAGTGTGTGCAGATGGTAAGCCCCACCCCTGCGTCCCTGTGTCCCTGCCCCTGACtccgcccccagccccgccctgtCACTGTGCCGCACGCCGAGGGCTCTCTGAGCGAAGGCCTGCAGCTGAACGGCTCGCTCCCACCCGCACGGCCGGCTGTGCCACCAGCCTCATTCAGCTTCATCGGCTTCATCAGCTTCGTTGAGTAATACACGCTTAACCCTGAAGGAACTGCTCCATCAGCAGTCCATCATGCTCAGGAGGAGCAGGGCTACAAAGAGACCAAATGAACACACTTCTCTTTAGACTAATGGACATGCATAGGCAAAGGCACTCGGTAGCAGAGATGTTAGTTTCATTAGGGAGAATATTAAATGATTGCAATCCACCAGAAGTCATGAAATATCATAATCACATAATTTAACTAAATATTCCTCAGGGACAGACTTTCCCTTCGGATTGAAAGTCTGACCCTTCTGGATGCGTTTTGTATTGCCCGCTTCAGCTGGAGGATAAAGAAGAGAAAGGGGTGTGTGATTTTAGGTGATTTTAGGTGATGTTGAGTCCTGTGGTCCTGGTGTTGAGCTCcgagtctctgtctctgtctgcagactAAGGAGGTGCAGAAAGCCATGAATGAGCAGCGCTTTGAAGAAGCCATCCAGCTCCGTGGGAAGTGAGTGGCGtggcagtgtgtgcgtgtgtgtgtgagtgtgtgtgtgtgtatgcgtgtgtgtgtgtgtgtgtgtgtgtgtgtgtgtgtgtatgcgtgtgtgtgtgtgtatgcgtgtgtgtgtgtatgcgtgtgtgtgtgtatgcgtgtgtgtgtatgcgtgtgtgtgtgtatgcgtgtgtgtgtatgtgtgtgtgtgtgtatgcgtgtgtgtgtgtgtgtgtgtgtgtgtgtgtatgcgtgtgtgtgtgtgtgtgtatgcgtgtgtgtgtgtgtgtgtatgcgtgtgtgtgtgtgtgtgtgtgtgcatacgtgtgtgtgtgtgtgtgtgtgtgtatgcgtgtttgtacgtgtgtgtgcgtatgtgtgtgtgtgcgtgtgtgtatgtatgtgtgtgtgtatgtggtgtgtgtgtgtgtgtgcatacgtgtatgtgtgagtgtgtgtgtgtgtatgcgtgtttgtacgtgtgtgtgcgtatgtgtgtgtgtgtgtgtgtagtgtgtgtgtgtagtgtgtgtgtagtgtgtgtgtgtgtgtgtatgcgtgtgtgtgtgtgtgtgtgtgtgcatacgtgtgtgtgtgtgtgtgtgtgtgtgtatgcgtgtttgtacgtgtgtgtgcgtatgtgtgtgtgtgcgtgtgtgtatgtatgtgtgtgtgtatgtggtgtgtgtgtgtgtgtgcatacgtgtatgtgtgagtgtgtgtgtgtgtatgcgtgtttgtacgtgtgtgtgcgtatgtgtgtgtgtgtgtgtgtagtgtgtgtgtgtagtgtgtgtgtagtgtgtgtgtatagtgtgtatgtgtagtgtgtgtagtgtgtgtgtgtatagtgtgtgtatagtgtgtgtgtgtatttgctctTCTGTGTATGATGCTGTTCAGCTGCTGATGGTCACATTGCAGGAGCTTTGAGAATAACTGGAACACCTACAAGCTGCTGGCCCATCAGAAACCCGCCCAGTCTCAGGTAACGCTCCTGCTCCGCGGCAGCTCTTCCATAACTGAGTGcatgacacacactgacacacacacaggaatgcgCTGGGGTACGAACactaacccccctcccccccccggcagAGTAACTTCTCCATGGCCATCCTGAATGTGGGGGCCCCAGCTGCGGGGATGAATGCAGTGGTGAGGTCGGCCGTGAGGGTGGGGCTCGCACAGGGGCACAAGGTCTACACCATCAACGACGGCTTCGAGGGGCTGGCTAAGGGCGCGGTGAGACTTGAACCGGGGGAACCGGGGGAAAGGGGGGAACCCAGGAACGAGGGGAACCGGGGGAACCGGAAACCAGGGGAACCAATCCTATTCGTATAGCCTAAATTCAGCCTTCTGTAGTCCGAGTCAGGAACAATAAGGAGACCTATCAGCCAATACATCACGTATATTTAATGCTTATTATAGAGATATAATATTGCATGATTATTGTAGTGATATAGTACCTTGTGGTGATTATAGTAATATAACACTTCTTCGTTATTGTAGTGATGTAGTACTTCATGGTAATCATAGTAATATAATGCTTTATGGTTGTTAAAGTGGCAGTGCTGAATGGCTTTGTAATATTGCCTATATTAAATGGCAGGTgtaatgtgtgtgggtgtgatgcTGTCACAGTGCGGTAGAGACTCTTTGACTGGATCTTTGCCGTCTTTAAGGTGAACGAGGCCAATTGGCACGATGTGGGAGGCTGGACTGGCCAAGGAGGCTCGCTGCTGGGAACCAAACGGTgagacacagtgtgtgtgtgtgtaattgcgtgtgtgtggcagcatgtgtcagtgtgcgtgtgtatgtgtgtgtgtgtgtgtcagtgtgtgtgtgcgcgtgtgtgtgtgcgtcagtgtgtgtgtgcgcgcgtgtgtgtgtaacgggtggtatcttgcgttgtgttttttaatatgatgttacgtgggtcggcgagcgagtgagtttcgaactgaggttcttactgctcgctgccaaccccttaaagccagcgtcgttgccagttgagctaaaggccgacccacgtaacatcatattaaaacacaacgcaagataccacccgttacattggtgccgtgactcggatcactggctaaagcacagcttggccgccagtggtcgctgaggagtcagaggaggtcaaaggggggtgagtgtagcagaggTGAAGtattagctcgtgtgagtcctgcgtaaagccttaggtagcgggtagcaggtagccgagtggttgcagcggctacgtcactccctctgagacctggttaagtagcgttgtcgccgacaggctaacggcaaattgcctttagctcaactggcaacgacgctggctttaaggggttggcagcgagcagtaagaacctcagttcaAAACTCTCTCGCTCGCCGACCCatgtaacatcatattaaaaaaaacacaatgcaagatCCCACCCGTTacatgtgcgcgtgtgtgtgtgtcagtttgtgtcagtttgtgtcagtgtgtgtcagtgtgtgtgtgcgtgtgtgtgtgtgggtgtgtgttcctCGGTTCCCCCAGTCCTTGACAGCCTGTATGGTTTGAGGCGCTGTGTCATTAATAGCAAGTGATGCAGCCGTGCCACAGAGAGCCGTATCTCAGCctgagtgtgtgaatgttcaGTATGCGCTGAGAGGAATGGAGGTGTTCAGGGCTCACTGACCTGCGGCTGCTTCTCAGGACTCTGCCCAGCTCCTGCATGGAGAGCATCGTAGAGAACATCAGCAAGTTCGGAATCCAGTCTCTGCTGGTCATCGGAGGCTTTGAGGTAACAGCCCGCGCCTTAGTGGGGCCCCAGCTGCTGTCCCACCCCTCACTGTCCCACACAGCCTGCAGAATAAGTGCTGTCATGTCctcaaaaaataatattgaaggTCTTCTAAAGAGATTAGTCTTTCAGTAATAAGGCCATGACCAGCTTTCGTCTCCATAACATGCTACTGTTtgctgtgcgcgtgtgtattacttgtgtgtgtgcatgtgtgtgtgtgtacgtatgcatgtgtgtgtgtgtgtgtgtgtgtgcgtgtgtgtgtgtgtgtgtgcgtgtgtgttacttgtgcgtgcgtgcgtgtgtgtgtgtgtgtgtgtgcgtttgttacttgtgtgtgcgtgcgtgcgtgtgtgtgtgtgtgtgtgtttgcgcgtgtgttacttgtgcgtgcgtgtgtgtgtgttacttgtgcgtgcgtgcgtttgtgtgtgtacgtgtgcatgtgtgtgcatgtgtgtgtgtgtgtgtgtctgtgtgtgtgtgtgtttgtgcgcatgtgttacttgtgcgtgcgtgtgtgtgtgtacgtgtgtgtgtgtgtgtgtgtgtgtgtgcgcgtgtgttacttgcgcgcgcgtgtgtgtgtgtgtgtgtgtgcgcgtgtgtgtctgtgtgtgtgtgtgcgtgtgtgcgcgtgtgtgtgggcgtgtgtgtgcgcgtgtgtgtgtgcgtgcgtgtgtgtgtgcgtgcgtgtgtgtgtgcgtgcgtgtgtgtgtgcgtgcgtgtgtgtgtgcgcgcgtgtgcgtgcgtgtgtgtgtgcatgtgtgtgttacttgtgcgtgcgtgcttgtgtgtgtgtgcaggcgtATGAGggtgtgctgcagctggtggaggCCCGTGGGCACTACGATGAGCTCTGCATCGCCATGTGTGTGATTCCCGCCACCATCAGTAACAACGTCCCGGGGACAGACTTCAGCCTGGGGGCGGACACCGCCGTCAACGCCGCCATGGAGGTGAGCCACGCCCACACGGCTTCACTGGCACCTGTCACATGACTGGGTGGCAAGACCAGTGATTGGAGGGTTTTCTGCACTAGCTTTGTGAGTTTCCTATATGAGGGACAGGGGAAAAATTAAGTATCCAATTTCATCAGAGGACacaggtcatgtgactcagCAGATTCCCTTGAAATCTTGGACCTCATTCCCTGACTTACTGCAGTAATTTGCGTTCCTGCTGGTGAATTTTGCTAACATCGCAGCCCTGTGATTTGCAGCTGTTGTATTATTCAGTGTCTTGTGGTTGTGAAGTTGTTTGATCTCACACGTTTGATTGGATCATACACAGTGTGGCCCGGAAAGGCCTCTCAGACGGCGCGTATTGCACCGTGTGGCAGACAGTGTGTGGTGCCACCTGACCCCTGTGTCCTGCTCCACAGAGCTGTGACAAAATCAAGCAGTCGGCCTCAGGCACTAAGAGGCGGGTCTTCGTGGTGGAGACCATGGGTGGCTACTGCGGCTACCTGGCCACCACCACTGGCATCGCCGTGGGAGCCGACGCTGTGTACATCTTTGAAGAACCTTTCAACATCCACGACCTGAAGGTGAGTCTGACCTGAGGTCACCTGAGCTACAGAGACGCTCAGCTGGATCTTCTCACTTATCTGCATCCTACAGAGACGCTGATCTGTGGCGGACCTTCTCTTTGACAGACCAATGTGGAGCACCTGACGGAGAAGATGAAGAATGATATTCAGAGGGGTCTGGTACTCAGGTGAGGAGGATGCTGATTCGTCCTGAATCTGAATGGGAAGGTAAAGGGAGGCCATTGTTTCCTCCAGGGAAAAATTCCATTCGTGATGTTTTACTGTAGATATCAGAGGAGATGAGCGCATTTCAGAGCCATGATGTCATCCAGGCAGCAGCACCAGCTTGACTGTGTTTGCTGCAGAGTGGCGTTATCTCCCGGCCAGCGACACTGCACGGGCCAGTTATTCCAGCCACTGCACAGACCACCTGCTTTAACTTTGCACTCTAAGTTTAACAGTTCAGCTtgagagaaagaacaaacaGCATGTCAGGCTCAGCAGAGGTAACAGATGTCAGTCTGTGCAGATTTCACCTTTCAGTGCGTTAAGAATGAGTGTTTGTGCATCCGGACTCTGCAGGAATGAGAAATCCAATAAGCACTACACCACCGAATTCATCCACAACCTGTACTCGGCCGAGGGCAAGGGCATCTTCGACTGCAGGATGAACGTGCTGGGTCACCTGCAGCAGGTAGGCGGAGTGAGAAGCATGTTTTGCTTTGATATATTACTCCTGTAAGTATCGctggcacagcacagacaggaccAGCATTGATTTTCAGACAATGACTCGCCCCTGTCCCCCACGAGCACCTCTGACCTGCGGCGTCTCTCGGCAGGGGGGGGCTCCCACGCCCTTCGACAGGAACTTCGGAACGAAGCTGGGCGTGAAGGCAGTGCTGTGGGTCACTGAGAAGATGAGTGAGAGCTACAGACAGGGTATCTGCACACCGGGCGGGGGGGGCGGTACTGAGGGTTTGTGTGGGAATGTTGGGGTGCTGAGGTTCCCCTGTTTCCCTCAGGACGTGTGTTTGCGAACTCTCCGGACACAGCCTGTGTGATCGGCATGACCAGGAAGGTGCTGACCTTCAGCCCCGTGACCGAGCTCAAGGACCACACCGACTTCGAGTGAGTCTGAGGGAGCCGTGCTTTAACTGCAACAACACACTACAACATGCAACAGCACACAACAACACGCTACAGCACACGACAACACAGTCTGACTGCAGGAAGGAGACATTTACAagaatgtaaacacaaacatactactaaatacagacaggcagagagcctgtctttctctcaggtCTCCAGAAAGTGTTGCGCGACGGCCATGTTTGTCTGTCAGGATATTCACTATTTCAGTGCTGATCCATATACAGCAGACTACATGAAAAAACATGCTCCTCCTCACAAAGGCAGATTCTGGGgtggtttgggttagggttagggttcaggttagggtcagggttaaggttaaggttgagattagggttaaggttaaggttagggtttgagttagggttaaggttagggttaggtttgaGTGCAGTATAGATGACATTGTTGATGAGTGTATGATTTGCTTGAGACTGGGTTGCTTAAACTCtgatcaaaatattttcatgtaatatGCACAAGCATCTTATTGGTTGAAGCTGTGTGTATGCAGATTAGGCCTGTGATCGTGAGTGTCTGATTGGTTGAAGCTGTGTGTATGCAGATTATGCCTGTGATTGTGAGTGTCTGATTGGTTGAAGCTGTGTGCCCTGTGGTTCTGCAGGCACCGCATGCCGAAGGAGCAGTGGTGGCTGAACCTGCGCATGATGCTGAAGATGCTGGCGAAATACCAGACCAGCTTCACCGAGTACGTCCCGGGCGAGATGGAGCACGTCACCCGCCGCACCCTCAGCATGGAGACCGGCTTCTGAGCTGCCCCCGCCTCTCCACTAGGGGGAGCCAGGGCTGCACCCCACCACCCGAAAGCAGAATGTACCCCCTAGACCTCTGTAATGTGCCTAAACCTTCCGAACCTCAGCTTTATCCTCTTAGCACCTTTGTCCTACAATTGCTCTGCCCAGTTTAGATTTCAATCAACACTAACAATCACAATTAAGGTGCAAATTAAAGAATTCATAGAAAGAATAAGATATTGCTACAATAATAGAATAATTTGCTTATGACCAGAATACAGCAAGATTGAATTCAGCCTTTAGGATAGTAGAATGATTAAAAGAAGGTAGGGCATGGTTCAGTGTTAGTCCTCCGGCACCTTGGGTTCTGAAGGGGGACTTGTGGTCCAGTCCACTTCTGCGAGCTTCTGATACCTGGATAAGTGTAATCCCCAGTGCTGTGTTGTGCCTTTGCCGTGTAAGTGATTGTGTCCGAATATTCAACAATCTCAGTGCTACTGGTGAGGGTGTTAAGGGAAGCATGCCAGTATTCCTGCTCCTGCCATAACTGGGTCAGCCCATATGTGAGTGATAAACCACCCCTACAGAACAGGGACTTTACTGCACACAGAACCGCTGTCATCTACAGTCAGTAACGTGGTCATTTTTATAGTGAGTTCAACTCCGTTATCTTTTTCCCTTAGATATTTGAAGGTAGCTTTTGAAGGTCGTTAGCATATGTTTATTTTGGTGTGTAGATGAACTCCCAGTGACGGCACCGTTATAAGTagtaaaaaacagtaatatatTTGTTTGCGTTTGCCTGTAGCGTGTTGTAGTGAGAGCAACCGTTCAGTACAGAccacattttgttttggataagagcaCTTTCTCTcataacaaaactaaaaaatgcatttttttcagagtgCATGTAGGTAGTGCACAGCACAGCGCTGCTACATAACGTTATGGAAAAGTTGATTAGTGTTGATCACAGCTGTGGTGATCTTTTTGGGAccagcacatttttacagattATTACACACAGTGACTGTTTTCTTGTAATGAATCATGACTGAACTATCAAGCATTTCTGTAAGTCTCCACTTGCATATATGTTGAATAGCATTATTAATAACTGTGACcatgaagacagaaaaatgcacaaaaatggcTTGCACTTGCTGTCAGTATTTTAAATAAGGGAttcagtgacagaaacagaCTGAAGTAAAAGCTCAGTGTGTGACGCTGATGTCAAACCCTCTGCACATGGGGCTAAAACTGTGTGATTCAAAAGCAGGGTTAATATTTGATGTGAATATAATATGTTTAAGGCAAAGCAAAAAAGTCTCTTCAGCAGGAGGGTCATCAGCCACTTATCCTCAATCTGCGGTCAGGAATCCAGATGGTGCAGTTATTTGCGGGTTCTCTGCTGCCAGTATGGATCTCATTTGCAATAAGGTTTTGGTGTTATTCTCTGCAAGATGTCTTCTGCATTAAATGTCTGTAAGCCAGTGTTCTGAACCTGCACCTTGCATGGCGTGAAAATGTAATCAAAGCTTACATGTGGCCTGCATGCTCTCTACCTTCTCTTCTGATGCAATGTTAGTTGTCACAACTAATAAAATCATTCTCTAATCAAAGGTGCTGTATCTGCACTTGTATTGtttgaagaaaacagaaacacttaaTTTGTATATCATATACTGTTCAGCTACATCTGTGAGGCTGCAGTTGGCTGAGCTGACAGTGAATATAATTGCTTGTCCCTCATCACTATAATCATTCTTAAATGAAAAACTCCAGACATAGTGGAGTGTCAGAGCCATACACCATGCGAATCTCTTACACATTCTAGCCTGAGAAAAGCACACCATGACCTGCAGATTCCTCcttatatttacaaataattttgaGTAAGTAAATGGATTTCAGTATCTTAATGCATGGAGGGCAGCATTGTATACAGTGGCAGGGGAAAGGGGCTGGAACGTCTGATTCAGGGGGCTGCTGCTACACCTTTGGACATGGCACtgaacctgaattgcctcagtaaatctccagctgtgttAATGGGTAACACAGAAcggtaagctatgtaagtctgTGACCTGATAAAGCAAAGGATGGAAAAGCAAAGACAAAACCTGAACGTATTGAGTCTGACAACTTTCACAGCGTGATGGTTTCTTGGAGAAACGGTGAGTAAATTCTCATAAACATTACAGTATGGTATCACTACCGAAAAAGGACAATAGGGGGCGTTCGCAAACTATCTGAAGCAGGGCCGtgtgggggtggcagtgtagcatagtggttaaggagcaggactcgtaactgaaaggttgccggttcaatccccgctgggacactgctgctgtacccttgggcaaggtacttaacccacagttgcctcagtaaatatccagctgtataaatggataacattgtaaagaactgtaacctatgtaagtcgctttggataaaagcgtctgccaaatgaataaatgtaaatgtatatctCTATGCACGGCTCTGATCTGAAGCCCCTGATTTCCTGCTGTTACATGCTGTTCTTTGCCGTGGTGTCACTCAATCCACTGCTAATTTCATAGGTACTCCGTTTCCTTCAGAGAGGGGAGACCGGAGAGAAAGTCATAGACGATCAGAACACATACACGCTCGCCACCCAGTTACATTCTAATTTTAAAACGTGAAAGGCGCCGTAGTCCACGTAAGTAAGATgtattctctctttctttctgtcaaaGCTGTGATCAGGCTGCAAAGGACCTGCTAGCTCAGTTCAGTATTAGCTATACTTGATAAAATGCCTCAATTTCGCCCCTGCGGTCATTTCCACGGTTCTCCAAATAACCTTAAGGAAAACCTTTAAAAAGATTAATATCCCCAGTTATTCTTTAAATGCTGACTGGTTGGCTCTCATGCCTGCGCCACGGCTCATTGGAGTTGATCCTCCAGTATCCCACAATACCAAGCTCCCGGTCGGGGTAAAACGCGCATGCGCAGTGACTCGGTCCTCTTTTGGACCCACACCTCTTCTGCTACTATGGTGAGTGAGAAGGAGCTtacagaaagcaaaatgaatCTGAACCCATCCGTACACAGGACAATGTGCTGAATGTTCCCAGCgttcctgtgtgtttcacatGCCCACTTTCATTCACTGTCAAACTAATTTTATACGGATTTGTGTGAGAAATGGACGAATTTTCATGTGTTTCCACGGCGGACAGCTATCGCTATGGCCGCCATAGCCCTTCATGGTATCCAGTCAGCAGTTGGTAGCTATGCAGGTGTGACACGGAGCGACCTTGCAGATATTAGGATCTTTAGATGAATGTTAATAATGCATCACGTAAGCATGCAGTGATCAGTGGTGAGGCGCTTTCCCCGGTCGGTGGGGTCCGATGCCTCTCACCCAGCCCGGCCCCAGCGCTGCCAGAGGGGTTACGGTTATAAGACGATAATGAGGAAAAACATCCCTTAACATTTGAGGTCCATGTTGCTGAAAAGGggcatttttcatctttttaacaACTGTTCAGCTTCTGACGTTGTAGTGCTGACTTTTGTTTACACTTAAAGATAAGACAAGTCAAGTCTGTTGACTACGTAGAAATCGGTTCATTACGCCTGCAGTTGCATTGAAACTTAGTAAAATACACTGAGGAAAAATAACGTGACTCCATCTTTATTGTGACATCTGAAAATTTTAGATGACTAGTTTTTTTCAGGTGAGGGGGGTCCTATACTGTGAACCTTATATCTCTTAAAGAGGTTGGTCATCCCGTGGACATTCTCATAAACCAACAGATGAGATGTTAAAAGCGCCAGTCAACTTGCACAGAAGGCAGATGGTGTTTGAGTTTTGCAGTCGTAATGCTACAGTCATTCAGTGACTGTGACCTGGAGTTAAGCAGGGGGCTGTGGAGCATGTTTACCTGTGTGGTGATGGACTCAGGGCtgaggaggatgaagatgaagaagcGCAGAATGTAGGCAGACTGGAGGCTGCATCCTGCCCTGCAGTGATGGTGAGTTTCATTTAAGTTATTTTTGCCTGAATTATTCAGAATGATTGCTTTGTAAAGGTTATGTGGGTTAAATGGAACTTTCCCAAATGCTGATTGTCTGCTTGTTTGATTGGGTATATATGTAAGCGTGTGCTGCTGCATGTTCTTTCTGTGGTGCTAAAATGGTTCACTGTTTTGCAGGTGCGGTGGTGCCGATGTTGAAGCAGCGTTTGGACCGATACAGACTGTCCCCTGATGGGCTGCTCGTGCGCTCGGCATTAGGGCTGTAACAGAGCCTCAGCACGACTCCGCTTCTCTCTGAGAAACCTCTGCTCAAAGCTGTTCCCCAAAGAGTTAAAATGCCTTCTGCTGCCACTGTAACCACAGCTTAATACCCTGTTTACCCCCGTCCACACGGTGTGCAGCAGCACTGCTGGGGTGAGGACTGACACCATGAGGGAGAGGTTACAGTGCATAACCCTAACGCAGATGACCTACAGTCACACTGCTGTGAAGAGGACGTGACAGGCTGGTGAAGGCAGGTGGGGAACACTGATCCAGAGGGAACCTCAGGAACGTGATCTTTGTTTTAATGGCAGGAAGAGGACAGCAGCTCTCGGTGTGTGAAGCTGTGCAGAAATGGGGGGGGGATGTCACCCCATTTCCTGGGCTCTGGCATCAGaaggtcacttcctgtcagaAGAGTGGGGTTGCACAGGGAGGATGTGGAAGACTGCTGTAGGAATGGCACAGGGCAGGTCTTTCACATGTGGTCACGCTCAGGGGATTGGCTGAGGAAATG
Protein-coding regions in this window:
- the LOC118788691 gene encoding ATP-dependent 6-phosphofructokinase, liver type-like codes for the protein MTSVDLEKLRMTGAGKAIAVLTSGGDAQGMNAAVRAVTRMGIYVGAKVYLIYEGYQGLVDGGDNIKLANWQSVTNIIQLGGTVIGSARCKAFTTREGRLAAAFHLVQRGITNLCVCGGDGSLTGANIFRSEWSDLLAELVKEGRITESLAQQYTHLNIVGLVGSIDNDFCGTDMTIGADSALHRIMEIIDAITTTAQSHQRTFVLEVMGRHCGYLAVVSALASGADWLFIPEAPPEEGWEDHMCARLGESRSKGSRLNIVIIAEGAIDKHGKPITSNYVKDLVVQRLGYDTRVTVLGHVQRGGTPSAFDRVLSSKMGVEAVVALLEATPETPACVIGLSGNQAMRLPLMECVQMTKEVQKAMNEQRFEEAIQLRGKSFENNWNTYKLLAHQKPAQSQSNFSMAILNVGAPAAGMNAVVRSAVRVGLAQGHKVYTINDGFEGLAKGAVNEANWHDVGGWTGQGGSLLGTKRTLPSSCMESIVENISKFGIQSLLVIGGFEAYEGVLQLVEARGHYDELCIAMCVIPATISNNVPGTDFSLGADTAVNAAMESCDKIKQSASGTKRRVFVVETMGGYCGYLATTTGIAVGADAVYIFEEPFNIHDLKTNVEHLTEKMKNDIQRGLVLRNEKSNKHYTTEFIHNLYSAEGKGIFDCRMNVLGHLQQGGAPTPFDRNFGTKLGVKAVLWVTEKMSESYRQGRVFANSPDTACVIGMTRKVLTFSPVTELKDHTDFEHRMPKEQWWLNLRMMLKMLAKYQTSFTEYVPGEMEHVTRRTLSMETGF